In Planctomycetota bacterium, the sequence GTAGCGGTAGTCGTGGGCTTCCTCCTTGGACCGCTGGAGGAACGTCACTTCCTGGTCGTCGATCCATCCGCGCGTCTGCTTGCCGAGGCGCTCGAGCGTGTAGCCTTGCGGGTCGGCCTCATACTCTTCGCGGTGGCGCGCGATCTCGAAGGCGACGGCCCGTTCGACGCTGCGGAAGGAGTTCAGGTTTTTGATCTCGGCGATGGGGGTGTAGCGGGGCTTGCCGTCGGGCCCTGTGCCGATGCGAAGGCTGATATTGGGCTCGAATCGCATTTGCCCCAACTGCATGTTGCAGTGGCCCACGCCGAGGTAAACCGCTAACTGGCGCAGGGCGGTTGAATAGGCCCGCACCTCCTCGGGGCTGTTCATGTCCGGCTCGCTGACGATCTCGAGGAGCGGGGTCCCCGTGCGGTTCAGGTCGACGACGCTCGAGTTTCCGCCGCCTTCGTCATGCATGAGTTTGCCGGCGTCCTCTTCGAGGTGGACGCGCGTAATGCCGATGCGCTTCGTGCCGCCCTCGACCGAAATCTCCAGAAACCCGCCGACACCGAGCGGTTGGTCATATTGCGATATCTGGTAGTTCTTCGGCAGGTCCGGATAGTAGTAATGCTTGCGGTCCCACTTCGCGAGGTCGGGGATCGTGCATCCGAGCGCCAGGGCCATCCGCACGGCCAGTTCGACGGCCTTTTCGTTCATCACCGGCAGGACGCCCGGCATGCCGAGGCACACGGGGCAGACGCGCGAGTTCGGCCGCACGTCGTACGCCACCTCGCACCCGCAGAACAGTTTCGTGCGGGTCGCCAGGTGCATGTGGACCTCGAGGCCGATGGTCGGTGTTAGTTCCGACGCGCTCATCCCCTGCCCTCGCAGACGGGCGGCAGGCGGGCGGCCCAATCGGTTTCCCGTTCGTACATTCGTGCGACCCGGAGCAGGCGCTCCTCGGTGAACACGTTGCCGAGGATCTGGAGGCCCACCGGAAGCCCCGCCTTCGTAAAGCCGCAGGGGACGCTGATACCGGCAATGGCCGCCAGGCTGCAACTGACGGTGTAGACGTCCGAGAGGTACATGGCCAGCGGATCGGCGGTCCTTTCGCCCAGCCGAAAGGCGGGCGTCGGGCTGGTCGGGCCTATGAGGACGTCGACCTTGCGGAACGCCGTCTCATAGTCCTCGCGGATGAGTCGGCGGACCTTGAGGGCCTTCTTATAGTATGCGTCGTAATAGCCAGCGCTTAGCGCGTAGGTGCCGAGCATGATGCGGCGTTTGACTTCGTCGCCGAAGCCCTTGGCTCGCGTCCGCATGTACATATCGATCATGTCGGCGTGGTTGCTGGAACGGTACCCATAGTGCACGCCGTCGTACCGTGCCAGGTTCGACGAGGCCTCGCTCGTCGCGACGATGTAGTAGGCGGCGATGGCGTAGTCGGTGGCGTGGGGGAGGCTGAGTTCCACCAGTTCCGCTCCGAGCCGTTCGTACACCCCGAGCGCCTCGCGGACGGCGCGCTCGACCTGGGCGTCGAGCCCTTCGCCGAAGAATTCCTTCGGGACGCCGATGCGCAGGGGCTCGAGCGGCTCCTCGAGCCGGGCGAGGTAGTCGGGCACCGGCTCGGCGACGCTCGTCGAATCGCGGGGGTCGTGACCGGCGATGGCCTGGAGCACGAGGGCCGCGTCCGCCACCGTCCGGCCGAACGGTCCAATCTGGTCCAGGCTCGACGCGAATGCCACGAGGCCATATCGGCTGACGCGCCCGTACGTCGGTTTCAGCCCCACGACGCCGCACAAGGCCGCCGGTTGGCGGATGGATCCGCCCGTGTCGGACCCGAGAGCGACGGGGACCATGCGCGCCGCGACGGCGGCGGCGCTTCCGCCGCTCGATCCGCCCGGCACACGATTCAAGTCCCAGGGATTGCACGTGGCCTCGAAGCCGGAGTTCTCCGTGGACGACCCCATCGCGAACTCGTCGAGGTTGGTCTTGCCGACGATGACCGCGCCCTCGGCCAGCAGGCGCTCAACGACGTGCGCGTTGTAGGGGGCTTTCCAGCCTTCAAGGATTCGGCTCGCGCAGGTGGTCGCCCGGCCGTCAGCCGTGCACATGTTATCCTTCACGGCGACGGGGACGCCGGCGAGGAGGCCGGGCGTTTCGCCCGCCTTGAGGCGCCGGTCGATCTCTTGGGCGCGTCGGCGGGCGGCTGCGGCGTCGGTCGAGAGAAACGCCCGGACTTTCGCATCGGTCCGGTCGATGGCGGCGAGACAGGCTTCCGTCGCCTCGCGCGCACAGAGGTTCCCCTTCCCCATCGCCTCCCGCATCTGGATGGCCGTCAGGTCGCTTGCGTTCATAGGGATTTCGGTTCTTGATCGCCGCCGGGGGTGCTTGCCGTTTCAATCCGCCCTTCGACCATGCTCAGGGCCCTGAGGCTCTCGAAGGGCAATCCGCAATCCGAAATGGTTTCACGCCCCCGTCCCGTCGTCAATGACGCGGGGCACGCGGAAAAAGCCGTCCGTCGCGTCCGGCGCGCCGCCGAGCGCCTGCTCGGGCGCCAGGCTTTCCCGCGGCTCGTCTTTGCGGAGGACGTTGTGGATCGGCAGCGCGTGGGCCAGGGGTTCCGTCGCGTCGGTGTCGAGTTCGCCCAGTTTGCCGACATAGTCCAGAATGGACGACAGTTGCGACGCGAAGCGATCCACTTCCTCGTCGGTGAGGCGGATCCGGCTCAGGGTGCCGACCTTGAGGACTTCTTCCTTCGAGAGCGGCATAGTATCCCCTGCCCGCGTGAGGGCTGTCGGTCAGGCCTTGTCGGCTGCGGGAACGATGCGTTTCGTGCGCTTCGAGACGCGTCCGGCCCGCAGGCACTGGGCGCAGACGCGCATCCGCGTCCGCGTCCCGTCGGGAAGATCGACGCGGACGCGATGCAGATTCGCATGGAACCGGCGCTTGGAGATGCCGGTGATCTTCCGGCCGACGCCGCCCAGGTACTTGGCCTTGCCTCGACGGGTGATCGTCGAACCCGTGATGCTTCCCTTGCCGCAGATTTCGCATTTTGCTGGCACGCCCGATCCTCCCTGCGTCCCTATGGTGCAGTCGAGGGGCGACAGTATACGCAATTTCCGCTGCGCTGCAACCCCTTTTCCCCCCCACCCCGACGAAGTTCATTGGGACGAAGCCGGGCTCCGGTTTCGCGATCCTGTCGGTGATCTCGCCGTGCGCTGTCTCTTTCGCCTTTCATTCCGCGTTCCGAGTTCCGCATTCCGCATTGTCTTACTGATTCCTGTTGCCCCCTATCCTCTATCTTCTTATCCTCTA encodes:
- the gatB gene encoding Asp-tRNA(Asn)/Glu-tRNA(Gln) amidotransferase subunit GatB, coding for MSASELTPTIGLEVHMHLATRTKLFCGCEVAYDVRPNSRVCPVCLGMPGVLPVMNEKAVELAVRMALALGCTIPDLAKWDRKHYYYPDLPKNYQISQYDQPLGVGGFLEISVEGGTKRIGITRVHLEEDAGKLMHDEGGGNSSVVDLNRTGTPLLEIVSEPDMNSPEEVRAYSTALRQLAVYLGVGHCNMQLGQMRFEPNISLRIGTGPDGKPRYTPIAEIKNLNSFRSVERAVAFEIARHREEYEADPQGYTLERLGKQTRGWIDDQEVTFLQRSKEEAHDYRYFPEPDLVPFVPDRAWVEKIRAELPEFPGVKKQRFVADYGLSDYDAGVLTSDAQVAKYYEEYVNTAEHTDAKAAANWMMQDVMRYLNEHKITIDQFGLKPQEVAEVSDMVMMGAINRQTGSDVLAIKIETHLPTREIVQDRGMAQVSDTSELEAVVDQVIAANPGPAEDYRGGKEKALGRLIGEAMKASGGKANPQLVRDILVRKLRG
- the gatA gene encoding Asp-tRNA(Asn)/Glu-tRNA(Gln) amidotransferase subunit GatA: MNASDLTAIQMREAMGKGNLCAREATEACLAAIDRTDAKVRAFLSTDAAAARRRAQEIDRRLKAGETPGLLAGVPVAVKDNMCTADGRATTCASRILEGWKAPYNAHVVERLLAEGAVIVGKTNLDEFAMGSSTENSGFEATCNPWDLNRVPGGSSGGSAAAVAARMVPVALGSDTGGSIRQPAALCGVVGLKPTYGRVSRYGLVAFASSLDQIGPFGRTVADAALVLQAIAGHDPRDSTSVAEPVPDYLARLEEPLEPLRIGVPKEFFGEGLDAQVERAVREALGVYERLGAELVELSLPHATDYAIAAYYIVATSEASSNLARYDGVHYGYRSSNHADMIDMYMRTRAKGFGDEVKRRIMLGTYALSAGYYDAYYKKALKVRRLIREDYETAFRKVDVLIGPTSPTPAFRLGERTADPLAMYLSDVYTVSCSLAAIAGISVPCGFTKAGLPVGLQILGNVFTEERLLRVARMYERETDWAARLPPVCEGRG
- the gatC gene encoding Asp-tRNA(Asn)/Glu-tRNA(Gln) amidotransferase subunit GatC yields the protein MPLSKEEVLKVGTLSRIRLTDEEVDRFASQLSSILDYVGKLGELDTDATEPLAHALPIHNVLRKDEPRESLAPEQALGGAPDATDGFFRVPRVIDDGTGA
- the rpmB gene encoding 50S ribosomal protein L28, with amino-acid sequence MPAKCEICGKGSITGSTITRRGKAKYLGGVGRKITGISKRRFHANLHRVRVDLPDGTRTRMRVCAQCLRAGRVSKRTKRIVPAADKA